Proteins encoded together in one Streptomyces sp. NA04227 window:
- a CDS encoding TIGR03960 family B12-binding radical SAM protein produces MSAEAVEAVAAVEAADGVEAVPAASVFPQLEALLPHVQKPIQYVGGELNSTVKPWESCDVRWALMYPDAYEVGLPNQGVMILYEVLNEREGVLAERTYSVWPDLEELMRKHDVPQFTVDSHRPVRAFDVFGLSFSTELGYTNMLAALDLAGIPLAAKDRGIDDPVVVAGGHAAFNPEPIADFIDCAVIGDGEQAVLEITDIVRAWKAEGRPGGREELLFRLAKTGGVYVPGFYDVEYLPDGRIGRVVPNKSGVPWRVSKHTVMDLDEWPYPKQPLVPLAETVHERMSVEIFRGCTRGCRFCQAGMITRPVRERSITGIGEMVDKGLKATGFEEVGLLSLSSADHTEIGEIAKGLADRYTEDKIGLSLPSTRVDAFNVDLANELTRNGRRSGLTFAPEGGSERMRKVINKMVSEEDLIRTVATAYGNGWRQVKLYFMCGLPTETDDDVLQIADMAANVIAKGREVSNSNDIRCTVSIGGFVPKPHTPFQWAPQLSAEETDARLEKLRDKIRGDKKYGRSIGFRYHDGKPGIVEGLLSRGDRRIGSVIRAVYEDGGRFDGWREHFSYARWMRCAEETLPEYGVDVDWYTTRERSYEEVLPWDHLDSGLDKDWLWEDWQDSLDETEVDDCRWTPCFDCGVCPAMQTEIQVGPTGKKLLPLTVVK; encoded by the coding sequence ATGTCCGCCGAAGCAGTGGAAGCAGTCGCAGCAGTCGAGGCAGCAGACGGGGTGGAAGCGGTCCCGGCTGCCTCCGTGTTCCCGCAGCTCGAAGCCCTGCTGCCGCATGTGCAGAAGCCGATCCAGTACGTCGGCGGCGAACTCAACTCCACGGTCAAGCCGTGGGAGTCCTGCGACGTCCGCTGGGCGTTGATGTACCCGGACGCCTACGAGGTCGGCCTGCCCAACCAGGGCGTCATGATCCTCTACGAGGTCCTCAACGAGCGCGAGGGCGTGCTCGCCGAGCGCACCTACAGCGTCTGGCCGGACCTCGAAGAACTGATGCGCAAGCACGACGTGCCGCAGTTCACCGTGGACTCCCACCGCCCGGTACGCGCCTTCGACGTCTTCGGGCTCTCCTTCTCCACCGAGCTCGGCTACACCAACATGCTCGCCGCGCTCGACCTCGCGGGCATTCCGCTCGCGGCCAAGGACCGCGGCATCGACGACCCGGTGGTGGTCGCGGGCGGCCACGCCGCGTTCAACCCGGAGCCGATCGCGGACTTCATCGACTGCGCGGTCATCGGCGACGGCGAACAGGCCGTCCTGGAGATCACCGACATCGTCCGCGCGTGGAAGGCCGAGGGCCGCCCCGGCGGCCGCGAGGAACTCCTGTTCCGGCTCGCGAAGACCGGCGGCGTGTACGTGCCCGGCTTCTACGACGTCGAGTACCTGCCGGACGGCCGTATCGGACGCGTCGTACCGAACAAGTCCGGTGTGCCGTGGCGGGTTTCCAAGCACACCGTGATGGACCTCGACGAGTGGCCCTACCCGAAGCAGCCGCTGGTGCCGCTGGCCGAGACCGTGCACGAGCGGATGTCCGTGGAGATCTTCCGCGGCTGCACCCGCGGCTGCCGGTTCTGCCAGGCCGGAATGATCACCCGCCCGGTGCGCGAGCGCTCCATCACCGGCATCGGCGAGATGGTCGACAAGGGCCTCAAGGCGACCGGCTTCGAGGAGGTCGGCCTGCTCTCGCTGTCCTCCGCCGACCACACCGAGATCGGCGAGATCGCCAAGGGCCTCGCGGACCGCTACACCGAGGACAAGATCGGCCTCTCGCTGCCCTCCACCCGCGTCGACGCCTTCAACGTCGACCTGGCCAACGAGCTGACCCGCAACGGCCGTCGCTCCGGTCTCACCTTCGCGCCCGAGGGCGGCTCCGAGCGGATGCGCAAGGTCATCAACAAGATGGTCTCGGAGGAGGACCTGATCCGCACCGTCGCCACCGCCTACGGCAACGGCTGGCGCCAGGTGAAGCTGTACTTCATGTGCGGCCTGCCCACCGAGACCGACGACGACGTGCTCCAGATCGCCGACATGGCGGCCAACGTCATCGCCAAGGGCCGCGAGGTCTCGAACTCCAACGACATCCGCTGCACCGTCTCCATCGGCGGCTTCGTCCCCAAGCCGCACACCCCCTTCCAGTGGGCGCCCCAGCTCTCCGCCGAGGAGACCGACGCCCGCCTGGAGAAGCTCCGCGACAAGATCCGCGGCGACAAGAAGTACGGCCGCTCCATCGGCTTCCGCTACCACGACGGCAAGCCCGGCATCGTCGAGGGCCTGCTCTCCCGCGGCGACCGCCGCATCGGCTCCGTCATCCGCGCCGTCTACGAGGACGGCGGCCGCTTCGACGGCTGGCGCGAACACTTCTCGTACGCCCGCTGGATGCGCTGCGCCGAGGAGACCCTCCCCGAGTACGGCGTGGACGTCGACTGGTACACCACCCGCGAGCGCTCCTACGAAGAGGTCCTGCCCTGGGACCACCTGGACTCCGGCCTCGACAAGGACTGGCTCTGGGAGGACTGGCAGGACTCCCTCGACGAAACCGAGGTCGACGACTGCCGCTGGACGCCCTGCTTCGACTGCGGCGTCTGCCCGGCGATGCAGACGGAGATCCAGGTCGGGCCTACGGGGAAGAAGTTGTTGCCGTTGACGGTGGTCAAGTAG
- a CDS encoding CYTH and CHAD domain-containing protein produces MAHSKQEIERKQEIERKYEAAPGTDEVVLPALTGVGAVASVLERGVRELDAVYYDTVDQRLHAAGITLRRRTGGEDEGWHLKIPVAADVREEIRVPLGPEIPDELSALVRAFTRGSVLEPRVLLASRREVHHLLDKKGTLLAEAVVDRVHAERFDGRGADWTEAEVELADGAPVALLDKVDKRLRKSGLRRSAAPSKLAAALERTGPVATTATPPADEAVPPGSAGAYVLDYLRSQRDTLLGLDPAVRRELPDSVHRMRVATRRLRSALRSYANVLDREVTDPLGAELKWLAGELGVDRDLEVLGERLGSHLGEVDPALVEGPVSQRIEGWLAGRRGGSRGIVAETLDSDRYLALLDRLDALLAAPPLRSAARAKARKPVHRAVRGELDRLSKRLDAAADVAEAGPERDTALHEARKKAKRARYAAEVSAPLLGSRAKRLVKDLKRLQKLLGEHQDGVVAREALRELSAEAFTSGESDFTYGLLYGREECAAAACEAAVPGARSRVAHSGKRFRHAK; encoded by the coding sequence ATGGCGCACTCCAAGCAGGAGATCGAGCGGAAGCAGGAGATCGAGCGGAAGTACGAGGCGGCGCCCGGGACGGACGAGGTCGTACTGCCCGCGCTGACCGGTGTCGGCGCGGTGGCCAGCGTCCTGGAGCGGGGCGTGAGGGAACTCGACGCCGTCTACTACGACACCGTCGACCAGCGGCTGCACGCGGCGGGCATCACCCTGCGCCGCCGAACCGGGGGCGAGGACGAGGGCTGGCATCTGAAGATCCCGGTGGCCGCGGACGTGCGCGAGGAGATCCGGGTCCCGCTCGGGCCCGAGATCCCCGACGAACTGAGCGCGCTGGTACGGGCGTTCACGCGCGGGTCGGTACTCGAGCCACGGGTTCTGCTGGCGTCCCGGCGCGAGGTGCACCACCTCCTGGACAAGAAGGGCACCCTGCTCGCCGAGGCCGTCGTCGACCGGGTGCATGCCGAACGCTTCGATGGACGCGGCGCCGACTGGACCGAGGCCGAGGTCGAACTCGCCGACGGCGCCCCGGTCGCCCTCCTCGACAAGGTCGACAAACGGCTCCGCAAGTCGGGGCTGCGCCGCTCGGCGGCCCCCTCGAAACTCGCCGCCGCCCTGGAGCGCACCGGGCCCGTCGCGACGACGGCGACGCCGCCTGCGGATGAGGCGGTGCCGCCCGGTTCGGCAGGCGCGTACGTCCTGGACTACCTCCGCTCCCAGCGCGACACCCTGCTCGGACTCGACCCCGCCGTCCGCCGTGAACTGCCCGACTCCGTCCACCGGATGCGGGTGGCCACCCGGCGGCTGCGCAGCGCCCTGCGCTCGTACGCGAACGTCCTTGACCGTGAGGTGACCGATCCGCTGGGCGCCGAGCTGAAGTGGCTGGCCGGTGAGCTGGGTGTGGACCGGGACCTGGAGGTCCTGGGCGAACGGCTCGGCTCGCACCTGGGCGAGGTGGATCCCGCACTGGTCGAGGGCCCGGTGTCGCAGCGGATCGAGGGATGGCTGGCCGGGCGTCGCGGCGGCTCGCGCGGCATCGTCGCCGAAACCCTGGACAGCGACCGCTACCTGGCACTCCTCGACCGGCTCGACGCGCTTCTCGCCGCACCCCCGCTGCGCTCCGCCGCCCGTGCCAAGGCCCGTAAACCCGTCCACAGGGCGGTCCGCGGCGAGCTCGACCGGCTGAGCAAACGCCTCGACGCGGCGGCAGACGTCGCCGAGGCGGGACCCGAGCGGGACACCGCCCTGCACGAGGCCCGGAAGAAGGCCAAGCGCGCACGGTACGCGGCGGAGGTCTCCGCGCCCCTGCTCGGCTCCCGGGCGAAACGGCTCGTCAAGGATCTCAAGCGGCTCCAGAAGCTCCTCGGTGAGCACCAGGACGGCGTGGTCGCCCGCGAAGCCCTGCGGGAACTCTCCGCGGAGGCCTTCACCTCGGGCGAGAGCGACTTCACATACGGGCTGCTCTACGGTCGAGAGGAATGTGCCGCCGCCGCATGCGAGGCGGCCGTCCCGGGAGCCCGTTCCCGGGTCGCGCACAGTGGGAAACGGTTCAGGCACGCGAAGTGA
- a CDS encoding alpha/beta hydrolase has translation MATASALTWQQLRDLRLLELTDAADGWGAASKFADHARQRVDGDMSGKLSKTQHSESARAAVKRLKRLSENYHYIHTETGLIRGTLDAFATELGAPQRRLRDALADAASLGYSVRDNGSIDYPAGGKNELTGDEIPGGSVVGNNGMLDQPNLDADGKYDPSLSSGAPALKSPNPHRAKAQGIADRLAHAVREAQEIDDRYSETFQKLKAAPGLRVDSETWANVASDIDAVSDTAGKKLPMDKTPAERKEWWDQLSSEQQEEYIATFPEVIGNMDGIPAVARDEANRENIQVLIGKLDGRDDEKSKTMLAGLEKIQSSLEHPDPKYPQPYLLGIGDQGNGRAIVSYGNPDAAANVSAYVPGLGTALDESFATGDLRRAADTAKGAQQYDASSASIVWLGYDAPQGFDVMFADDAKAGAASYNDFMAGISATNEHADPHITAVGHSYGSFTVGQAAQLDGGIPGVDDIVLVGSPGTGADKAADLNVGKDHVFVGAAENDPVTKLPSHEQASGMLDGALHAGIGRGNASGGPGSVGGFVGSVIGGVTGGTFGFIQNGDPDLRWFGTDPASKDFGAHRFLVDDGPPALRDADDPTPAHSNYFNPEKDKESADNIARIVAGIPEEITTDRPR, from the coding sequence ATGGCCACAGCGTCCGCGCTGACATGGCAGCAGCTTCGTGATCTCAGGCTGTTGGAATTGACCGATGCTGCCGATGGTTGGGGCGCCGCCTCCAAGTTCGCCGATCACGCGCGTCAGCGCGTCGACGGTGACATGAGCGGCAAGCTCTCCAAGACCCAGCACAGTGAGTCTGCCAGAGCAGCGGTCAAGAGACTGAAGCGACTAAGCGAGAACTACCACTACATCCACACTGAGACCGGGCTCATCCGAGGCACCTTGGACGCCTTCGCCACGGAGCTCGGCGCGCCGCAGCGTCGCTTACGCGATGCTCTCGCTGATGCCGCCTCTCTCGGATATAGCGTGCGTGACAACGGCAGTATCGACTACCCGGCTGGCGGTAAGAATGAGCTGACTGGCGACGAGATCCCTGGCGGCTCCGTAGTGGGAAACAACGGCATGCTCGATCAGCCGAATCTCGATGCCGATGGCAAGTACGACCCCAGCCTGAGTTCGGGTGCTCCAGCCCTGAAGAGCCCAAACCCGCATCGTGCAAAGGCGCAGGGCATCGCAGACCGCCTCGCCCACGCTGTGCGCGAAGCCCAGGAGATTGATGATCGCTACAGTGAAACTTTCCAAAAGCTCAAGGCTGCCCCGGGGCTGAGGGTCGACTCCGAAACCTGGGCGAACGTGGCGTCAGACATCGATGCTGTGAGCGATACGGCAGGCAAGAAGCTTCCGATGGATAAGACGCCCGCAGAGCGCAAGGAGTGGTGGGATCAACTCAGCAGCGAGCAGCAGGAGGAGTATATCGCGACGTTTCCTGAAGTGATCGGAAATATGGATGGGATCCCTGCTGTGGCTCGTGATGAGGCGAACCGAGAAAACATTCAAGTGCTTATCGGGAAGTTGGACGGGCGCGACGACGAGAAGTCGAAGACAATGTTGGCTGGGCTGGAAAAGATACAAAGCAGCTTGGAGCACCCGGATCCGAAGTATCCTCAGCCCTATCTTCTGGGTATCGGCGACCAGGGTAACGGCCGGGCTATCGTCAGCTACGGAAACCCCGACGCTGCCGCCAACGTGTCTGCGTATGTCCCCGGCCTGGGAACAGCCCTTGACGAATCGTTTGCCACGGGGGATTTACGTAGGGCCGCTGACACGGCGAAGGGGGCGCAGCAGTACGATGCGTCAAGTGCCTCCATCGTATGGCTCGGTTATGATGCACCGCAGGGCTTTGACGTGATGTTTGCGGACGATGCGAAAGCCGGAGCGGCCTCCTACAACGATTTTATGGCCGGTATTTCCGCCACGAATGAACACGCCGATCCTCACATCACTGCAGTCGGGCACTCCTATGGATCGTTCACTGTCGGGCAAGCGGCTCAGCTGGACGGTGGTATCCCTGGAGTCGACGACATTGTTCTAGTCGGTAGTCCCGGGACAGGAGCGGACAAGGCCGCGGACTTGAACGTGGGCAAAGACCATGTCTTCGTTGGGGCAGCCGAGAATGATCCCGTCACGAAGCTGCCCAGTCATGAACAGGCATCCGGAATGCTGGATGGTGCGCTCCATGCGGGTATTGGTCGCGGAAATGCCTCTGGCGGCCCTGGCAGCGTCGGCGGCTTCGTGGGGAGCGTTATAGGAGGTGTCACCGGTGGAACATTCGGCTTCATTCAGAATGGTGACCCTGACCTACGATGGTTCGGCACGGACCCCGCCAGCAAGGATTTCGGAGCTCACCGGTTTCTTGTGGACGATGGCCCGCCAGCGCTCAGGGACGCAGATGATCCCACGCCCGCCCACTCGAACTACTTCAATCCGGAAAAAGACAAGGAGTCCGCCGATAACATCGCACGTATCGTTGCCGGAATTCCTGAGGAAATAACTACGGATCGTCCCCGATGA
- a CDS encoding GNAT family N-acetyltransferase, producing the protein MPRLEPPHLRFHRSYLAAVAEQTAGPRPVGPLMAGVLDRHAGGWQESEGFARFVAEMRAWARGDQLPPEMPVPATVLWWTEGDTHLGTLFIRHRLTPQLLDFGGHIGAAVNAGARGRGHATAMLRAALPFAGRLGVDPALLTCDRSNTASRKVIEKCGGVLEDRRGNSLRYWIGTANATKTGGTGSAPGVEASSQS; encoded by the coding sequence ATGCCTCGACTCGAACCCCCTCACCTACGGTTCCACCGCTCCTACTTGGCGGCGGTGGCCGAACAGACCGCCGGCCCCCGGCCCGTCGGCCCCCTGATGGCCGGAGTGCTGGACCGGCACGCGGGCGGCTGGCAGGAGTCCGAGGGGTTTGCCCGGTTCGTGGCCGAGATGCGCGCATGGGCGCGCGGCGACCAACTGCCGCCGGAGATGCCAGTACCCGCGACGGTGCTGTGGTGGACCGAGGGCGACACCCACCTTGGCACCCTGTTCATCCGTCACCGGCTGACCCCTCAACTCCTCGACTTCGGCGGCCACATCGGCGCAGCGGTCAACGCCGGTGCCCGTGGGCGCGGGCACGCGACGGCCATGTTGCGCGCCGCGCTGCCGTTCGCCGGTCGACTCGGCGTCGACCCCGCACTGCTCACATGCGACCGGTCCAACACGGCCTCGCGCAAGGTCATAGAGAAGTGTGGCGGCGTTCTGGAGGACCGGCGGGGCAACAGCCTGCGGTACTGGATCGGCACCGCGAATGCCACAAAGACCGGAGGTACGGGATCCGCACCGGGAGTTGAGGCGTCCTCACAGTCATGA